The genome window GCATTAAGTCAAGATCAGAATAAGGtgtgtctgtagacacacctccaccacaccttcatttattGGATCTGCACACAAAAACaaatagcaggtgaatagcacGCTATTCTCAcgcttaagttcaaggtcagaatacgcagagagagaaaagtgcataaaaagggaacTATGTTCCATTTATGCGTGCTTAACTCCGGCTGGAATCGGGTCCATAGCGAAATGCTTATTAAAATGCAACAGGGGATCTGTGAAAAGGGTACGTCTGGAGACAAACCGACCTGCTGTAGGAACATTTGCTCAAGACATCACAAGGGAACACGGGCAGGGAAAGTACAACTTGAAGGACCTTGGAGAGGGACTTAATGCAATATGCACTGTCAGAGTAATGCAATAATGGTATGTGTGTTCTTGTAGTACATTTTGCCTGTTAGAGGGCATTGGCATGACTGTTGTCAGCAAGGATTATACATGGTTTTATTGTTATATTTCATAGTCTCGTATAGGGGGTAATAAGTATGTTCAtaaatcaatttttttttttttacatttcagcaGACACTCTAATCCAGAGCAATttgggttaagtaccttgctcatgGGCAATATTTTTCACCTATTCAGcatggggattcaaaccagcaaccttttggttactggtccaatgctcttaaccactagggtacctaaTAAGAGCACAGTGAAGTGTTCTTGTTGTCCTTTCTACCCTTTGTGTAGGAGAAAAAAAACTTACACAACTGACCATACACAACACTTATTAATCACATACATTCGACTGGGAATTattgttaattgactacagcaaTAACCGAGCCAGTAAAGATCCATTCCATCGATTTTAACCTTTAAAATCAATATTCATTTAGACCGTGAGGGGAGACTTCTGCATTAAGTAATTGATGTTTCATGGGTTAAAATATCCTGCCTTTCCTTGTCTGTGAACTAATGCCACACACACAGGGGTGGTGATGCGTGGGGGTGGGGCTGAGGAATACAGAGGGGAGGAAATAGAACTGTCACAGCTTTCTTCATCTTCCGATGATATAGAGAAATCGTCGTCtgagaacgtggaccaatacgcagtagagttggtgctcatcatcttaatttattaaatgacgttgaacacgagaaaacaagaaaacaacaacaacgacgacgacgacgaatgacagttttgcaggctatactaacgcagtgcaaaatcaatctcccacaaaagacaaacacaaacacaccctcatatatgggactctcaatcaaaggcaaatagacaacacctgccttcaattgagagtcccaaccccaatgaacccaaacatagaaacagacacactagactcaacatagaatacatgaaaatcaaacagtgcccaaaaaccccggaatacctaaatcaactgccctacaacaaacacaccacccctaaccacataaaacaaataccctctgccacgtcctgaccaaactacaataccaattaacccttagactggccaggatgtgacaagaacacacacaaaatatcAGATCTTTTCGATGCCTGCATAAGCATTCGACgtcaacattttttatttaactaggcaagtcagttaatcttGTAATATGCGTATGCCCGCGTAGAATATGTCTTAATCACAGCCAATCATGCCAGATTTCAATGCTTGTCCATGCTGGAATATACTTGAGATTGAAACATTGCAACTGACTAACATGATTTTCTAAACTTGCCAAGCAGTCCATGTATTGTCTGTCTGCTGTGAGCTGTAACTCGACAGTCTATGGAGTTCAAACCGAGGCTTTGATTTGACTGCTGATCCAGCAACTCACCAAGGGCCATAATCTTCCACTCCGAGATGTGTTCTCGTAAACAGATTATCTCGAGTTACGATAATAGTATTGTTAATATAGTTACATGAAGACATgactaaaggtcaatcagatttgtgaacataatccctagctgtgtattgccgctttccatgttatctattgtctgtagcttgtgaggtgtggaaacactttgttgcttttatggattttgtcttgttgctttttgtactGTCtgtgcggttgaaaattagccggctggctaaaaccggcacttttacagaaatgttgattaatgtccctgtaaaaataaaataagctCAAACTCAAACTATTAACTTGGTGCGCTGTAAATGGTTAAAGACTTTGGACTCTGTCATGTTAATCAAAGTGTTGCGGGAGTGGAAGTGATTGTTATCTGCAGCCTCACTGGAACTGTGATCAAAGTACATTCACACAGGGTACTGGTGCTCTCAGGAACGTTGTACTTGTTCGCGCAGTCACGCTGTGAACAACTTTGGGAAAAGGACAGAAAAGGTTGAAGGGATGAAGCAAGAAAACACTCAGTGGAAAGATTTCCTGatgaatatcagtgttctgcaaGCGGTGCTGACAGTTCCCCTCTTTGGTCCGGCTTGTATTGGGTTGATGGTGTACCTTATGTTTACGTCTCTGTGGCTGCTGCCTACTCTCTACTTCATATGGCAGTTAAAGGACCGGCACACACCTGAAAGAGGGGGTAGGAGAACTGCATTTGTGAGAAACTGGAAAGTGTGGAAGCTCGTAAGGGACTACTTCCCAATGAAGTTGGTGAAGACAGCGGAGTTGAACCCAAACAAGAACTACATTTTAGGGTGTCATCCACATGGGGTCTTGAGTCTCGGAGCCTTTACTGCTTTCACCACGGAGGCCTGTGGCTTTATGGACCTCTTCCCTGGTGTGCGCTCCTGTCTCTGCATCCTGAGTGGCCTCTTCAAGATCCCCCTCTACAGGGAATATGTCATGTCCACAGGTTGTTGTCCAGTCAGCAAGCCCAGTCTCAAGCACCTACTGTCTAAAAGTGGGAAAGGCAATGCGCTGGTGATTATTATAGGGGGTGCTGCTGAGTCTCTGCTGAGTCTGCCTGGGGTCAACGCTGTGGTTATGAAGCAAAGGAAAGGCTTCGTCAAGGTGGCCCTGGAGTTTGGAGCTGACCTGGTGCCCGTCTACTCGTATGGGGAGAACGATATGTTCCGCCAGGTGATCTTCTCAGAAGGCAGTATGGGCTGGAGGTTACAGCAACTCTGTAAGAAGATCATGGGCTTTGCCCCTTGTTTGTTCATGGGTGAACGCTGGCTCTGGATGCCTTACCACTGCCCTGTCACCATTGTTGTGGGTAGTCCTATCCCAGTGCCAAAGAGGCCTTCTCCCACTCAGGAGGAGGTGGACCACTATCATGGCCTATACATGGAGTCCCTGGCCAAGCTCTTCAATGAGCACAAAGTCAGCTGTGGACTCTCAGACAGCCACGAGCTGCTGATCACATAAGCCAATCATTTTGACAATGTGAATGAGGTGATTTGTCATGGTGTCCTTCTGTCTGCACTGTAGCCCACCGATCTCCACAGtgagtatgtttacatgcacGGTAATAATTCTATATTAACTGATCATATCGATTATATATTGATTATGACAGTACTACGAGTTTGACAGTAGTCATGATTATCTTAATCGGCGTAAAGTCATAAGCGAAGTAAACATAAACGGATTAAAATACCTATATTTTTTTGCAATCTTTTGAATTATTGGGATACCTTAATCAGATAGCACATGTGCAGATAGCACATGTGCAGATCAACTGCAGTGTAGTTGATCTGCACATGTGCTATCATAAGCAGCACGAGCCTCCCTCTTTGGCGCATGTGAATTGAATTCAGATAATCCGAAAGTATACATCTAAGAAATAGGTTTCGCATACAAACTCTATAATTCCGAAGTCAGAATCAAATAGGCTTCCCATAAAATTATATGATTGCTGTGATAGGACCTTTATTTTTATTGGTCATTTTCTACATTTCTTTATAAGTCCCATCAGGCACCCTGATTATCAgctgtccatgtaaacaggatatTTAGGGAATTCTTTCATCTTGCAAAGCATAACAATGTTTTAATCAAACTGTTATATTAATCAGAGTATTCACAACGATCCTATTATTGAATGCATGTTAACATACTCAGTGAGACTTCTCGAATGAAAGCATTCCAACTCAGCATCTGATCCAGCGATGTCCCAATCATTGATCCCTGGATCCACCAAGCTGCCTGGCTAATTGGCGCATAGCTTTTGACTGCATTTACTGTAAGAATGATTTCAAGGGGAAAATGTATATGCTTTATATGTAGCAATAATTTAACCATGAATCTGAATACCTTTAAGATCCACTCAATTTCATAACAAACAGTGATTGATTGTGCGACTTGGGATTTATGAAGAAATACTGTGCTTACATGTTGAGTATAATCAATCAGACTTTGTATCCACCAGCAGCACCTGAGCAATGTTTATCAGGGATCATAACATTATTTCAAGTATAACAGTTGACTTTTAATAACTTGCGCGGTAGAGCTGCCGAGTACTGACTATTTgcaatacagtaatatatagaaATTATGTATTTCTGCTGATATGTATTTTAATAAATTTGGCTTGTGATGAGGGTTCACTTTGACCACAGGATTTTGTCACAATGTATTAATTTATTTAATCCTTCCTGTGAACTGCGAAGTGGATACAGATAGCTGCAGTGAGAGGTTTTGGACATAAACAGAGTGGGAGTGTCTTTCAGTGCTATGATTCACAAGCTGTAGAGATCTATCATAACATTTCAATTTTtctctctcatcacataaacataTTAGGCATACTCTTCTCTACAGGACAAAGTAGTTGTTACCCAACTATCCCAATCATCTTTGACATGGAAAATGAATCTAGATttaacatacactaccattcaaaagttttgggtcacttagaaatgtccttgtttttgaaagcaaagcacattttttgtccattaaaataacatcaaattgattagaaatacagtgtagacattgttaatgttgtaaatgactattgtagctggaaacggcagatttttttatagaatatctacataggcgtacagaggcccattatcagtaaccatcactcctgtgttccaatggcacgttgtgttagctaatccaagtttataattttaaaaggctaattaatcattaggaaacccttttgcaattatgttagcacagctgaaaactgttgttctgattaaagaagcaataaaacgggccttctttagactagttgactatctggagcatcagcatttgtggattcgataaataaagcactttcttctgaaactcgtcagtctattcttgttctgagaaatgaagactattccatgcgagaaattgccaagaaactgaagatctcgtacaacgctgtgtagtgctcccttcacagaacagcgcaaactggctctaaccagaatagaaagaggagtgggaggccccggtgcacaactgagcaagaggacaagtacattagagtgtctagtttgagaaacagacacctcacaagtcctcaactggcagcttcattaaatagtaccagcaaaacaccagtctctttggctttttctttgcaactctgcctagaaggccagcatcccggagataatttatgaaaacctgcttcagagcactcaagacctcagactggggcgaagattcaccttcaaaggtgcttcaacaaagtactgagtagaggtccaccgattaatcggaatggccgattaattatggccgatttcaagttttcataacaatcggaaatcggtatttttggacgccgatttggccgatgttttatttatttatttttttttttttttttttagacctttatttaactaggcatgtcagttaagaacacattcttattttcaatgacggcctaggaacggtgggttaactgccttgttcagggcagaacgacagatttttaccttgtcaggtcagggattcaatcttgcaaccttacggttaactcgtccaacgctctaaccacctgctttacattgcactccacgaggttaatcgaatgcagtaagaagctaagtgaggttgctagctagcattaaacttatcttataaaaaacaatcaatcaatcataatcactagttaactacacatggttgatgatattactagtttatctagcctgtcctgcgttgcatataatcgcttaggtacacgttgctccaaccataaacatcaatgcctttcttaaaatcaatacacaagtatatatttttaaacctgcatatttagataatattgcctgctaacatgaatttcttttaactagggaaaatgtgtcacttctcttgcaaacagagtcagggtatatgcagcagtttgggccgcctggctcgttgcgaactgtgaagactatttcttcctaacaaagacagctgacttcgccaaacggggatgatttaacaaaagcgcatttgtgaaaaaagcacaatcgttgcacgactgtacctaaccataaacatcaatgcctttcttaaaatcaatacacagaagtatatatttttaaacctgcatatttagctaaaagaaatccaggttagcaggcaatattaaccaggtgaaattgtgtcattttgcgttcattgcacgcagtcagggtatatgcaacagtttgggccgcctggctcgttgcaaactaatttgccagaattttacgtaattatgacataacactgaaggttgtgcaatgtaacaggaataacgttttgttttcgagaggatagtttctggattcgaccatattaatgacctaaggctcgtgtttctgtgtgttattatgttataattaagtctatgatttgatagagcagtctgactgagcgatggtaggcagcagcaggctcgtaagcattcattcaaaatagcactttcgtgcattttgccagcagcccttcgcaatgcattacgctgtttatgacttcaagcctatcaactcccaagatgaggctggtgtaaccgatgtgaaatggctagctagttggccgggtgcgcgctaatagcgtttcaaacgtcactcgctctgagatttggagtagttgtttccccttcctctacgtgggtaacgctgcttcgagggtggctgttgtcgatgtgttcctggttcgagcccaggtaggagcgaggagagggacggaagctatattgctacactggcaatactaaagtgcctaaaagaacatccaatagtcaaaggtatatgaaatacaaatcgtatagagagaaatagtcctataataactacaacctaaaacatcttacctgggaatattgaagactcatgttaaaaggaaccaccagcttacatatgttctcatgttctgagcaaggaacttaaacgttagcttttttacatggcacatattgcacttttactttcttctccaacactttgtttttgcattatttaaaccaaattgaacatgtttcattatttatttgaggctaaattgattttattgatttattatattaagttaaaataagtattcattcagtattgttgtaattgtcattattacaaataaataaatgtaaaaaaaaaaatcggcccaataatcggtatcggcgttgaaaaatcataatcggtcgacctctagtactgagtaaaggttctatttttaatacatttgcaaaaatgtctaaaaacctgtttttcctttgtcattatagtgtattgtgtgtagattgatgagggtaaataattatttattccattttagaataaggctgaaacttaacaaaatgtggaaaaggtcaaggggtctgaatacttttcgaatgcactgtagacaatgtaaaccatattAGCCATTGTGTAGCATTTAGAGTAGAACAAAAGCTGGCTACTCTACCAGACAGCTTAATGTCATGAGTGGTGACAGGTTTTAATTATAAATATGATTCTGCCTCAGTGCTGGACCAAATACACATCCAGGTGTGCCCTTAACATGTTAAAATCTAAATCATTGCAGTTTTTTGTCATCAAAGCACACATACCTATAAAGATACATACATAGATAGAAATATATACTACAGTAGCCTACTGGTATTCAGTATCTTGAAATGTTCTGGCATCTGGTCATACAAAATGCTTGCCTTAATGCAGGTCATCAATAGAGCATGAAATAGAAATTATGAATACATAAATCTAAAAACAGACGAAAAAAAATGCAATTTATAATATGCAGAAGATTCATTCAGAAGTCCAGAGGGCTGCACTCCGCATAGCTATAGGCGATACATATACAGGCTACTGTTAATTAGATTTCCAATTGGAATTTTATGCAGTAGCCTATGGAAAATGCGACCTCATCAAATCAAGGTGCTTCTAATGAATATTggaattaaatataaaaaattcCCATTTAAAAGTTAGTCACAACAAAAGGGCTAACACCCAATGCAACACTTAAAACAGATAGCCTAGTCACAGGTGTAGGCTACAATTTCAAATGTAACGATTTAACCTTCAGCCTAAAATAACCTATAGTTATAGCCATTTTCTGTTCCACCTACTGAGGTGACCTCACCTCAAGCATATGCTCAATCTCAATTCACTCAACAAGTGAAAAGCCGATATTGATGCCGACGACCCTGTCACAGGCAATCAGACACTACTGGAGAGTATCTTCTcaatacacaaaacaaaacaacgaAATCTTTGAGAAATTAACAGGAAAAATAAGAAAATATTCACAACTATTTTTTTAGGTGAAAACATTGAGTTTATACCTTTGTCTCCCTGCGAGAACGTCGGATCCATTTCCAGAGTTACACAGGGAACAAGAGGGTTTCGCCCATTctaccttcccctctccccttcaaTATCAGCACATATTGAAAAGACAAGACAAGGACGAAAAACAAGAAATGTTGAGAATAAAAGGTTAATGTGGGTCTTCAAAAATGGTAACAATGCAGTCCTCGGTTCAATGAAATTGGCAATGCAGGGAGACTGGCTCCAACCGCTCGGCGCACATCGTTGCGCGTCTGCTGTGTGTGCTAGAGTTTATGGACTCAACTGGTAGAGGAAATCACCGGgttcccccaacacacactacatcatacagctagggagggaggggcaCCCATACTGAATTTGCGCCAGTGATGCGTTTTTAAAATCGAATTTTCTAGAGCAACAATTGGAAAGTATTGGTCTCTTTTTTAAATAGCGAAGAAATATATGTTTTTGTTTGTATTTGATTAGGACTATATATTTCTCATTGATAGGCTTCTACTGATATAGGCCTATACGTCAATGGAAGATGATAATCAATCAAATACGTGTCAACGATGGAGTCAGTGAAATTACGCACAGGTTTCtcaaaatacagtatgtcagtctATGGATATGTTTCGATTGATAAAACACTCTGTCAAAACAGTTTCTACACAGTCATGCATTTTCAAATCTAAAAAACAGAGGCTTAAATGTAATATTGGACTCAAACCATTTCTGGACACAATAAATCCTCAGGGAGATTATGCCATCAGCATATGTTCTCACATTGAGTGGGTGAGGCAAATCAATTTCCTGATTTGATATAAAAATCTTTAGAAGCAATAATCCTCTCGTATAGATATCTACGCAGATGAGAATAGTCTCCAGATATCTTATTCCCCTTCTCTCTGTGTAATTATCCATCCATTATGAGTAAAAATAGCATATGAAACAGATACAGGGTTCTCAACTGCACCAGATATACTCTAATAATGTCAGGGTATGTTTTTTCAattgaaatatatttatatttgacttAAATGGCACTCATattactgccctaccaagcaaaaaagcAGTAACTGCTAATTTGGTCTAAAATGAGTTAATGTaatttttgtttcattaaatacattcttaatcatgtggacaagtatcctgcctctattgtattgtgttttggagaaaatgggggtcatgttagcag of Salmo salar chromosome ssa01, Ssal_v3.1, whole genome shotgun sequence contains these proteins:
- the LOC106571154 gene encoding diacylglycerol O-acyltransferase 2 — protein: MKQENTQWKDFLMNISVLQAVLTVPLFGPACIGLMVYLMFTSLWLLPTLYFIWQLKDRHTPERGGRRTAFVRNWKVWKLVRDYFPMKLVKTAELNPNKNYILGCHPHGVLSLGAFTAFTTEACGFMDLFPGVRSCLCILSGLFKIPLYREYVMSTGCCPVSKPSLKHLLSKSGKGNALVIIIGGAAESLLSLPGVNAVVMKQRKGFVKVALEFGADLVPVYSYGENDMFRQVIFSEGSMGWRLQQLCKKIMGFAPCLFMGERWLWMPYHCPVTIVVGSPIPVPKRPSPTQEEVDHYHGLYMESLAKLFNEHKVSCGLSDSHELLIT